GGTTTGGGCTAAACACTTTTTATAATTGATCAACTCAGTCTTTAAATCCAACTTGAATCATAAACCGTTACTTATTTTCCTCATAGTAATTATAGACCAAATTTGtaagttttaaaaagttttggacTTAAGTTTACTGTATTTTACCCTTCTAAACAATTTTTTCACAACCTGACTCAGCCCAAAcatttaaaaaaggaaaattttaaacactCAATAAGTTGTGATCGATGAAATGTAAAGTAGAAtacaaaaagagaaatgatatgtccacaacattttcataatatttttacaacaaatcctaagtggcaggatgttactggttgttattgttggggcaaaaaagtaatcttagtgttaggttcaaatttgaaccaataacaactaaccacctatgatttgttgtaaaaatgttgtaaaaatgttgtggacgtagcacctctcatacAAAAAATGGTACAAAAGATTTGTATCCATAGCTCACTCAGCTTTTGCAATTTGCTCACCAAAACACGGGGTTGCATTAATTTCTTTCACTgatccttagttatttttgtttggaattTAAGATGcaatttcaattatataaaCTGCAAGAAGAATCCAGAGGGGAAAGGAGATATATAACTGTTATTCAATCTAGAATTATCTTTATTTCTCAATTAAAGAGTGACATGCATGCTTTTTAAATACATAGTGCGCACTTTCTTTTGCACAGCTTTTTAATTGACCACACAGGCTTTCGAAAACCCTACAAAAACCAGTCGCAAAGTGAAGTCTCCTATTTCAACTGACACATGACCAAAAAGGAAGGGAATGGCTCGACTTGAACTTGAACCCGAATTCGTGTGAGTCCAGGTTTTAACACATGAAATTCACGTTTTGCGCTTGtttgctctttctttcttcccaTATTAGTTAGCTCAATTTAGTATTTACTTctcttatttccttttattcttTCTCAGATTAGTTAGCTCGAGTTCTCTTCTTAATTATTTTCACAGACACACACTTCATTTCATAAATCTACATTTGCACACTCATAGAGTCTATCACCTCGTCGAACCACTTTCAGTAATCAtagttataaaaatttaattctttattgcCCGTTTTCATTGTATGATAAAggtatattaaaattttgtgttataaataaaaatgctgATGAGATTACTTGCCAGCTTGAAatgtaattatcaaatataaatatttttacttctgaaaatacaattaacattgagtagattgagattcgattcatattaattatttacttattttcttACGtaagatattatatttttttttaaaaactttatacGTATAGTTTTCTTTGTAAgtaatctaattttatttatatttgtgaatCTAATGAGGTTGATAATGTGATAtggtttgtatttttgtttttatgttctTTTATGGTGTTGATAAAATTAGTATATAACTTTGATTACTTAagtatttatgtattatttaattttaatttaaagattttatgtataatttaacatttattttttattgtctttGTTTATTTGTAACGAAGAAAAAGATGACATGACTAATGTAGATCCCAAGTTGACTCGATCATTAAAAGATTAGGTTAGGGTCATAAGTTTAACAACTTGTTCAAGACAACACGTCTTTGACTTGATACTTGATTGACCCAAACCCCAACATGTCTAGTAGGTCAAGTCAACAACTTTTATGGCCATGATAAAATTAGTAAATAACTTTGGTTACTTAAGTATTTAtgtattgtttaattttaatttaaaaattttaagtattatttaacattttttttattgtctttgtTTATTTGTAACGAAGAAAAAGATGATATGATTAATGTATATCCCAAGTTGACTCGATTAAAAAATTAGGTTAGGGTCATAGGTTTAATAACTTATTCAAGACAAAACGTCTTTGACTCAAAACTTGATTGACCCAAACCCCAACATGTCTGTTAGGTCAAGTCAACAAGTTTGGTAATAGTTGAcacaaaacaaatttcaaaacataTGGAGTGATATTGGGGATTcaaattttaacatataaatgTGTTGCCaataacacaaaataatatGAGTTTCAGTTAGTTCACTAGGAAAGTTTTTTGTGGTCGAATAAAACATGAgttgatgataaaaaacaattatcataagGGAGACTCATGGGTTGACATTTTATagtatgcaaaaaaaaaaaatagtgctaGAACTacatatcattttacaacatttgTTACAAACTGTTGTTTTGTTGAATGATTATTGGTAAGTGGAAAAATGATGCTAGTGATGGGGCCAAATGAGAACTAATTAGAATTGACTACAttaacagtttataaaaatgttataaaataatttgtactCATAGCATTActctaagaaaaaataaattattatgtttataatattttcacaaaaaaactTAAGTGGCATGTTGTTACTGCCACACAAAAAAGTAAAttcaacaataattaaaatactCATTTATATCATAAGATCACTGCAGTAACTTCAACATTTTCCAAACATTTTTTCATAACCCGACTCAGCCCAAAGCCCCAAACATTTCACACCATTTTCAACGGCAGGTTTTCAAATGTTGAGCGGTACAAGTATCACAGAGGCTTTGCTTCTTTCAGAATGACCATCTCTACCAATAGCATGGTCGAGTTTTCAAAATCCCTCTCTCCCAAGCGAGTTCTCAAGCTCCTCAAACTCGAGAAAACCGCTCACTCTGCACTCGCCCTCTTCGACTCAGCCACTCGCCACCCGGGTTATGCTCACTCGGCCCCCGTCTTCCACCACATCCTTCGTCGGCTCGTGGACCGTAGCCTCGTCTCTCAGGTGGGTCGGGTCGTCGAGCTGATCCGAACCCAGAAATGCCAGTGCTCCGAAGATGTCGCATTGACTGTGATCAAAGCCTACGCGAAGAACTCCATGCCCGATCAAGCTCTCAATGTGTTTCAACGAATGGACGAGATTTTTGGTTGTGCACCTGGGATAAGGTCGTACAATTCGTTGCTCAATGCTTTCATTGAATCCAACCAGTGGGACCGAGCCGAGTCGTTCTTGAAGTACTTTGAGAAGGTGGGTATGTCTCCGAATTTGCAAACTTATAATATCTTGATTAAAATTTCGTGTAAGAAGAAGCAGTTTGAGAAGGCCAAAGGGTTGTTGGATTGGATGTGGGAAAAGGGTTTTGAGCCTGATGTGTTTAGCTACGGTACCTTGTTAAATGGGCTTGCGAAAGGTGGGAGTTTGTGTAGTGCGTTGgaagtgtttgatgaaatgcctgTGAGAGGAGTGGAACCTGATGTGATGTGTTATAACATTTTGATTGATGGGTTTTTCAAGAGGGGTGATTTCGTTAAggctatggagatttgggaGAGGTTATTGAGGGCCTCTTCAGCGTATCCTAATGTTGTTACTTATAATGTTATGATCAATGGATTGTGTAAATGTGGGAAGTTTGATGAGAGTTTGGAGATATGGAATAGGATGAAGAGAAATGAGCGGCAATGGGATTTGTTTACTTGTAGTACTTTGATACATGGCTTGTGTGAGGCTTGTAATGTTGATGCAGCTGAGAGAGTTTATAATGAGATGATTGAGAGTGGGATGTCTCCAGATGTAGTTACGTATAATGCAATGCTTAATGGATTTTGTCGAACAGGGAAGGTTAAGGAGGGATTTGAGCTGTGGGAGATGATGGGGAAGAATGGTTGTCGTAATGTTGTTAGTTACAACATATTTATTAAGGGGTTGTTTGATAGTGGGAAGGTTGATGAAGCAATGTCTATTTGGGAACTCTTAATGGAGAAGAGTATTAGTGCAGATTCCACCACTTATGGGGTGTTAATTCATGGGTTATGTAAGAATGGATACCTGAATAAGGCTTTATCAAATCTGAAAGAGGCAGAAAGTAGTGGAGCTCGTCTTGATATTTTTGCATATTCCTCAATGATTAATGGGTTATGCAAAGACGGGAGATTAGATGAAGCGGCCAAAGTAGTGGATCAGATGGTTAAGCATGGCTGTAAATTGAATCCTCATGTTTGCAATGCATTGCTTAACGGGTTTATCAGAGCTTCCAAACTTGAGAATGCAATTCGGTTTTTTGGGGAAATGGGCACCAGGGGTTGCTCTCCAACAGTTGTCTCCTATAATATTCTTATAAATGGTTTATGCAAATCTGAAAGGTTTAGTGAGGCATATTCTTTTGTGAGAGAAATGTTAGAAAAGGGGTGGAAGCCAGACATGATCACGTACAGCTTGTTGATGGATGGGCTTTTTCAAGGCAAGAAGACTGACATGGCCCTCAACTTGTGGCAACACTTTCTGGACAAAGGTTTTAAGCCTGATGTAACTATGCACAACATTATAATTCATGGGCTTTGCTCTGTTGGCAAGGTAGAAGATGCTTTGCAGCTCTATTCAGAGATAAAGCAGTGGAACTGTTTTCCGAATCTTGTAACCCATAATACCCTCATGGAGGGGCTCTACAAAGCCCAGGACTGTGAAAAGGCATCAGAGATCTGGGCTCGCATCATAGAAGATGGGTTACAGCCAGATATTATCTCTTATAATATTACTCTTAAGGGGCTTTGCTCTTGTAGTAGGATATCAGATGCTGTTGGGTACTTGAAACATGCTTTGGATCATGGAGTTCTTCCAACTGCCATAACATGGAACATTCTTGTAAGAGCGGTGATTAATAATGGGGCTTCGACTGTGAACTCTTTGGGTTTACAATTGTAAGCATGTTTAGCTCTTACCAGCACATTCACCTGCTACTTCTGGAGTACATCTGTATGGCAAGAAAAGCTAATCAATGATCATAATATTTGTTTCGGCTTCTGCCTGGAATCTATGTTTCAACCTCACATTTTGTCAACGAAAGTTACTGCAACCAGTCGTTAAGCTGGTCATTACAGATGCTGATATCTCTACTGATAATCCTGGGTTCAAGTGCTGGTATCTGGCACCCATTCTAAAGAACTACAGATACACACATTGAGAGATTGTGGAGTTCTCTGGAGTAATGGATTATACACATAATGAGTGAGTTTTCTTGAATGTTCCCTGCTTAATTTTTACTAGAGATGTTATTTTCTTAACTTCtcattgaaattttttacaaGTTGGATTTAATATCTTCACATACACTGAACAGGACTCTATTTCACCAAGTTGCTAGTGGTGAGCTCTTCAAAACCTACTTCACAAAGTTGGCTCACCAGTTTCCAGTTGCTATTGCCCATCAGTTTAATTCTGGGTCAATCTAGAATCTGAAACAACTTGAAAGCGACCAATGAGCCTTGGCTTAATGGCACTTCCTCTCACAAATATGGGTGAATGGTGAGGTTATGAGTTCAGAACTCGCTGAGTGTGTATGTGACTTGCCAAACTTTAAAACTTGTTTAGAATCTAGATTAAAGAGGTAGATGTAGTACTAGCTATAGGTTAGGGCTAGTCAATGACTCTTAAAAATCAACTAAGAAATTAAGTTTACCACCTGACGTGTTGGTCATCAATGCTTAAAAGTCAACGAAGGAATACTTACCTTATTCTTTTGAATTAAGACTGTTTCTTATCTGAACTGGATGCttatttttgttgtgattttgtagGCTATTTTATTGCCCAAAAAATCCTGCCTACACTAGATGAGAAATTGCATACTATCTATTGGACCTTGGAGATACGTAGCCAAAAGCTTAAAGCTTTTGCTTGCTGGTTTGTTTGTCTGTACTCACAGAAAATCttccatattttttatatgtctTATCAAGAAGTGTCAAGAAAAGAGAACATTTAAAAACAGGTACGATCGTATAGAAGGATGCGAAACCTTTAGATATTCTTAGTATTTGTTCATAATGCATCCGACATGGTAACTCAGTTACGCAGATTTTGGTGATTATAGTGATATCACCAAAATCAGATGTTGATGATGCCAAAGCGAAGTAGCATGATATATCAGGCTCAAGTTGTAAGTTTATGCTTGGGTTTATTGAATCATGCCATATTCAGTTAATACAATTATGGCTAACAATTTTATTCCAAACTTATTACAACGTAGCCAAAAATATCCAATTCTTTTCTTCCCTAGTCTCTcccctccccccacccccccccccccacctttTTCCCCCCTCCCCattctttgtttttgtaattcTGTTTCTTATGACTGCTCACAGATGAATTGCGAAAGCAAAGCCACTTAAATTACTCCAAGAGCTGCAACCTTTTACCAATCAGATGAAGAAGACGGGAAAGAAGCAGTAATGTCAATGGTTgttaggcctttttttttttttgctgaatgatTATAAGGCCTATTAATGCAAGGTAAATGTTCCTCATTATTCATCCATCATTCTCTTTAGTAAGCTCTTTTATCTTCTCCGTTTCCTCCTTGGCTTTCGTTTTTTCTGCCAGGTATCCTCAGCTTCGGGTTCTTGAAGAAAAGCCCTTTGTTCTGGTCTTTCTCGATCTGACCTTCGAACACTGCTAATatgttttggaaaattttgtttgattttaaagCTTTCTATATCCAGATTAGTTTAGTTGGAGTTTTTTGTTAGAGTAGGTCAGAaagagacaaataaaataaggtaGAGAACATGTCTCTTGGTAATTAAATTAGAGCAAAAGCTTCTTTTTACATGTTGGCCTGATGCAAATTTCCATGCAGTATTCTTTGAGAGTGAGTAAATTCTCCACTACATCAATTTTCTTCCATTCCAACCCTACTTCGCCACTTGCTATTGAAACAAGTAATTTCAGATGTTGTATTGCTTGCTAGTTTGCAGGCGCTTCCTCACATTgaaaagtaatttcaaatgttggATTGCTTACTAGTTTGCTGggctttttgtaattttatttataagtgGGGTAGGAAGGTTTTGAACCCAGGGGGAA
This portion of the Castanea sativa cultivar Marrone di Chiusa Pesio chromosome 7, ASM4071231v1 genome encodes:
- the LOC142642302 gene encoding uncharacterized protein LOC142642302 yields the protein MTISTNSMVEFSKSLSPKRVLKLLKLEKTAHSALALFDSATRHPGYAHSAPVFHHILRRLVDRSLVSQVGRVVELIRTQKCQCSEDVALTVIKAYAKNSMPDQALNVFQRMDEIFGCAPGIRSYNSLLNAFIESNQWDRAESFLKYFEKVGMSPNLQTYNILIKISCKKKQFEKAKGLLDWMWEKGFEPDVFSYGTLLNGLAKGGSLCSALEVFDEMPVRGVEPDVMCYNILIDGFFKRGDFVKAMEIWERLLRASSAYPNVVTYNVMINGLCKCGKFDESLEIWNRMKRNERQWDLFTCSTLIHGLCEACNVDAAERVYNEMIESGMSPDVVTYNAMLNGFCRTGKVKEGFELWEMMGKNGCRNVVSYNIFIKGLFDSGKVDEAMSIWELLMEKSISADSTTYGVLIHGLCKNGYLNKALSNLKEAESSGARLDIFAYSSMINGLCKDGRLDEAAKVVDQMVKHGCKLNPHVCNALLNGFIRASKLENAIRFFGEMGTRGCSPTVVSYNILINGLCKSERFSEAYSFVREMLEKGWKPDMITYSLLMDGLFQGKKTDMALNLWQHFLDKGFKPDVTMHNIIIHGLCSVGKVEDALQLYSEIKQWNCFPNLVTHNTLMEGLYKAQDCEKASEIWARIIEDGLQPDIISYNITLKGLCSCSRISDAVGYLKHALDHGVLPTAITWNILVRAVINNGASTVNSLGLQL